The Arachis hypogaea cultivar Tifrunner chromosome 19, arahy.Tifrunner.gnm2.J5K5, whole genome shotgun sequence genome has a window encoding:
- the LOC112776594 gene encoding aspartic proteinase 36 has protein sequence MDLRGSVLFLAIILIVETYFVVANGNFVFQVERRKTRLGLSDVRARDDRRRGRILSAVDLNLGGNSQPTETGLYFTKLGLGSPPKDYYVQVDTGSDILWVNCVDCARCPKKSDIGIDLTLYDPKESKTSELVPCDHEFCSSTYDGPIPGCKADIPCPYSITYGDGSATSGYYVQDYLTFNHVSGNLNTAPQNSSVFFGCGNVQSGTLGSSSDEALDGIIGFGQANSSVLSQLAASGKVKKIFSHCLDNAKGGGIFAIGEVVEPKVKTTPLVPRMAHYNINLKDIEVGSDILQLPTDIFDSGSGKGTVIDSGTTLAYLPSMVYDQLISKVLAGQPELKLYLVEQQFTCFEYTGDIDDGFPVIKFHFEDSLSLTVYPHDYLFLFKGDIWCIGWQKGVSQSKNGRDMTLLGDLVLSNKLVVYDLENMAIGWVDYNCSSSIKVKDEKTGTVYTVGAHNLSSASTFLIRRILTFFLLLIPVLNCLTN, from the exons atggaTCTGAGAGGTTCCGTTTTGTTCTTGGCAATTATTCTGATCGTTGAAACATACTTCGTCGTTGCGAATGGAAATTTCGTGTTCCAGGTGGAGCGTCGAAAAACGCGTTTGGGATTAAGCGATGTTAGAGCGCGTGATGATCGTAGAAGAGGTAGGATTCTCTCTGCGGTGGATCTCAACCTTGGCGGCAATAGTCAGCCTACCGAGACCGG gcTGTATTTTACAAAACTTGGGCTTGGTTCTCCTCCAAAGGACTACTATGTTCAGGTTGATACAGGAAGTGACATTCTCTGGGTAAATTGTGTTGACTGCGCAAGATGTCCCAAGAAAAGTGATATTGGT ATAGACTTGACTCTCTATGATCCAAAGGAATCCAAAACTTCAGAATTGGTTCCTTGTGACCATGAATTTTGCTCTTCCACATACGATGGTCCAATTCCTGGTTGCAAGGCTGATATTCCCTGTCCATACAGCATAACTTATGGGGATGGAAGTGCAACTTCTGGATACTACGTGCAGGACTACCTTACTTTTAACCATGTTAGTGGTAATCTCAATACCGCACCGCAAAATAGCAGTGTCTTTTTTGG GTGTGGCAATGTACAGTCTGGGACATTGGGATCATCTTCTGATGAAGCCCTTGATGGAATAATTGGTTTTGGACAAGCAAATTCTTCGGTGCTTTCACAGCTTGCTGCATCTGGAAaggtgaaaaaaatattttcacactGCCTTGACAATGCTAAGGGTGGTGGAATATTTGCCATAGGGGAAGTGGTGGAACCAAAAGTCAAAACAACTCCATTGGTACCAAGAAT GGCACACTACAATATCAATTTGAAGGATATTGAGGTTGGCAGTGATATTCTACAACTTCCGACAGATATATTTGATTCTGGAAGTGGGAAGGGAACTGTAATAGACAGTGGAACAACCTTGGCTTATCTCCCAAGCATGGTTTATGACCAACTAATTTCAAAG GTCTTGGCTGGGCAGCCTGAACTGAAATTATATCTCGTTGAGCAACAATTTACTTGTTTCGAGTATACTGGAGA TATTGATGATGGATTCCCAGTTATCAAGTTTCATTTTGAGGATTCTCTTTCCCTGACGGTGTATCCTCATGACTACCTGTTCCTGTTTAAG GGTGATATCTGGTGTATTGGATGGCAGAAAGGTGTCTCACAAAGTAAAAATGGAAGGGACATGACTCTTCTTGGAG ATTTGGTGCTATCAAACAAACTAGTCGTATACGACCTTGAAAATATGGCCATTGGATGGGTTGACTACAATT GCTCCTCTAGCATTAAAGTGAAGGATGAGAAGACTGGAACAGTATATACAGTGGGCGCACACAATCTATCTTCAGCTTCTACCTTCTTAATTCGAAGAATATTGACATTCTTTTTGTTGCTAATTCCCGTGTTAAATTGTTTAACTAACTAG